The genomic DNA TCTATTATAAAACTCTATATCATATAGATTTAAGATCTTCCTTTTAAATTTTAAATTATCCTTATTTGAATTTATATTATTAATGGTTCTATCTATTTTGGAAGTAGTATTATTGAATATATTAATTTTCTCCTTAAGGTCGAAATTGTCAAGAATATTCATAGACAATCTTTTATCTATTAAAGAGTCAGGGTATTTGTATAATTCCTTCGCATTGGAATTTAAGTACAAGCTTTTCGCTTTTGTAATAATATATTCGTCATAGTTAACCTTCATACTAGGAAGTGTATCTTTCAATTGGGATAAACTAAGCATGTTAAAGTTTTTTGTGTATTTCTCATCAGTCAAACTGCCTTTAGTAAGAGAAGAAATATCAATGTTAATGGTATATTCGTCGAAGTCTGCATGAGAAGCAGGCATTTTTTGTCGCTTTTTGAAGGAAGTGTTATTTTTATTATGTGCTTCGAAATAATAACCATCTCTTAATACAAGGGTGAGGTAACGACTACCTTCTTCGGAAATCAATTCTCCTCGTTTAGCGGTAATTATTTTTTGATTTCCTTTTCTGCTTGATAAATCATAAATAATAATATTTTTGAGTAAGTTTCCTTCCTCACCATATTTTTCATCAAATTTTATTTGATAATTAGGTATTTCAGTATTAAAACTTCCAGGAACTAATGCCAATGAAGGCTGTTTCTTTTTAACATTAACTTTTAAATTGATCTGTTTTAAAACAGCATATGGATATACATTGTTTAGAAATAGAAAGTTCACAACACTCAAACCTAAAGCTAAAAAAACAAGTGGTTTAACCAAGCGTTGTAGAGAAATTCCAGCAGATTTAGCTGCGGCAAACTCATAATTTTCAGACAAGCTTCCTAAAGTCATAATAGATGATAATAAGATGCCGATGGGCAAGGCTTGTGGAATAACTAAGAGTGCTGTGTACCATAAGAAGGTTAAGATGATACCAAAACTAATTCCTTTTCCAGCAAAATTATCAAATGTAAGCCATAAGGCTTGCATTACTAATACAAATAGTATGATTAGAAAAGTTGCTAAAAAAGGAATTAAGAAGCTTTTTAGTATGTATTTGTCTAAAGTTTTCACAAAAGCAAAGGTAGTAGGTTAGTTTGATAAATACACCAAAGTTTTGTTAATAGATATGATAATTTAATTAACAAAACTTTGAAAGTTAATCGATAGAGTAACCTTGTTTGAGATATTTAGATTTATCAAAAGAAAATAGCTTT from Tenacibaculum maritimum NCIMB 2154 includes the following:
- a CDS encoding LptF/LptG family permease; protein product: MKTLDKYILKSFLIPFLATFLIILFVLVMQALWLTFDNFAGKGISFGIILTFLWYTALLVIPQALPIGILLSSIMTLGSLSENYEFAAAKSAGISLQRLVKPLVFLALGLSVVNFLFLNNVYPYAVLKQINLKVNVKKKQPSLALVPGSFNTEIPNYQIKFDEKYGEEGNLLKNIIIYDLSSRKGNQKIITAKRGELISEEGSRYLTLVLRDGYYFEAHNKNNTSFKKRQKMPASHADFDEYTINIDISSLTKGSLTDEKYTKNFNMLSLSQLKDTLPSMKVNYDEYIITKAKSLYLNSNAKELYKYPDSLIDKRLSMNILDNFDLKEKINIFNNTTSKIDRTINNINSNKDNLKFKRKILNLYDIEFYNRVAFSFSCLLLFFVGAPLGSIIRKGGMGLPMVLAIGIYVLYFFSNTFGRNLAEESSITAIIGSWLSFVLMLPFALVLTTRAAKDKGLFDINSFSAPISTFFKNIFSSKEKQHHDDNNTK